From the Rhinolophus ferrumequinum isolate MPI-CBG mRhiFer1 chromosome 4, mRhiFer1_v1.p, whole genome shotgun sequence genome, the window tagaaagaatattttattcttctgtcaAGGCGCCAAGGATAAtggcaataaaagaaaacatgagtgATGGCGGTAAGAATTATATGGCCACTTAGGAAGCAGCCGGTTATATATTTATGGACCAAAATGGCTGGAAAACCCTTTACACCCGAGGAGTTAATGCAGAACTTGGAAAGTCCTCCAGAGCTGAGTGGCTGTACTTGGGAAGCTGTTATTTATGGAGCTTTATACTGTGTATTAAGTAATTTGGTGGTCTAGactacacttaaaaataaaaaaagaacaaaaggatttGATGGGCAAATTATGCTTTTCTTGGGAGGGGATGGCTTGTAACACTATAAGTGTTAGAAGGATTTGAGAAAAGGCAATGTTTGTATAGTGACAGATATTAAATACGATAGAGTGTGAAACTGCTAGAAGATTACAGAAGCCTCCAGATATACAGCTGCTTATGTTATAGCGCGTGGGGAAGAAAGCAGGGTCTGTCGGCTCCCGCCTGCTGCACTCCGCCTCAGAAGGACCAAAGGGCAAAGCTTCTTTGCTGCCTGCTCTTTGATTTTACAACACTCCTACAACACTCTTCCTTAAGAAAAGAATTGCCTGTCTACTCTTTCTGCCTGAAAACTTGGTTTCATTGTTGAAGGATTGTCTTAATGCTCTGGACATGGGGTAGCTGATGGGCCTCTCTGTgactcaatttcctcttctggaaagtGGAGGTTCATAAGATCCTTTCAGTTGGATGCTAAGTTGGGGGATACAGGTGCAAGTGTGTGACAAATCCACTGACACTTAGAAACAGAGTGTTTTACAGCCATAGGAATCAAAACAGGAGGAAGATATACAAACTTTCAGGCACAAGGGAGAGTTTCTTAGGATGGTGCTTAGTCTTCAATGTGCATAGGATTCACCTAGGAATCCTGTTAAAATGTAACTTCTGATTGAATAGATCTGTGGTGgggcctgaggttctgcatttGTGACATGTTCCCAGGAGGTACTGGTACTGCTGCTCTGGGGACCACGTGTTAAACAGTACAGTCCTAGGAGACAGTAAAACAGCCTTTGAGTTTCCTGTCTGCTGTGAGTCCCTAAACTATAGACCTGTGTCAGTTAGGTTTGTTTCTagcaagagaaggagaaaacCCAAATGACTTTAGGTTGAAGCAAGTGAGGGAGAGAGATTGTAGGTCTCACCTAACAAGAATTCCAGGGTAGGCCACTCAGGTCGTTCCTTACGACCCagcttctttccatctttctgtttttccaccCTCGTGTGTGGGCATGTATCCTCATGCTTGTGATCACATAGTTGCAAGATAGCTGCTGTACGTCTTGGTATCATATCTGaattccaggcaggaagaagaggagacgGTCAAGGTGTATGCCCTTTAAGGTTGTCTGTGCCCCACTTACCAACTTGCACTTACTTCTCACTGCTCAGAGCTGGGTCATAGGGCCAATCTCATCCACTGATCCCATGTCgattgtgcacctactatgtggcaggcactgggctaagtaCTAGAGATACAAGGATTGAAAAGATATAATTTCTGTCCTCAAGAAGCTCCAGAGGAGCTCTAGACATGTAAACAAGCAAACAGTGAGAAGAGGTGCTGGGATAGCTGGAGTGCATGGGATAGACAGTATACCTGGCTACTTCTAGCTGGGGGACCCTGGGCCAGCCAAGAGGAGGTGGTGAGCTGAGTCTTAGATAGGGGCTGGGAGGACAGCTGGGCCTGCAGGGGCAGCATGAGCTCAGCACAGAGGCGGGAGGCAGCCTGGTGCATCCTGGGAACTGCACATTCACTCACACCTCTGTTGGAACTGCCCCAGGGCTGGGATCCAGCCCTCACACACCTGTAGGATGGCACAGGTGGTTTTTGTCTGATATACAATCTGATTGGTCATGCCACAtcaggttttaaatatttttaatatcacccCTGGAAAGACCATGAAACTCTCAAAATGTCCAGGCCCTAGAGAGGACCACAGACAGACCTCTTGCCTTACCACCTGGATCAGCTCTTGTATAGTCTTCTTTCTCTCATGGGCATATAGTGTGCTCTCCCTCCTTGCATGGCTCACAATCTTTTATCCCTAGAGCATTTCTTCTGGGTATCCACATGATGATAGGTTAGCTACACACGGTTTATTGGCAGCTGCCTGCACAGAGCACTGTGTCACCTCTGCAACCCAGGACTGTCCCCGGGTACCCTCTCTTGCAGCGGTCTCAAATCCGCCACTTTTGACCCCTCAGGCACTCGCTACTTTATCCTACTCTCCTTCCATCCCAAGACCCCACAGGAAGACACCTCACGCATTTGCCCAGACAGTCAGATCTATCTCTCCATCCTCTCCCTCTTTCAGAACCATCGTTTCCTTCCTGCTGGCCTCTTGGGAGAGTCTGACAAATGAATTAATGATAAGAGGTAACGACAGTCCAGGCACTGGCATTTAACAAAGGATATTAGGCCTAGTGCGGAGTCAACAGGATTGGAATCCAAAGATCAGTGTTCCTGAGCCAGCTGATTGGGCACCAGAGTGCTTTGGTGGTAGGCCTGCTGGTGAGGGTCCCACCACTCTGAGCCTCTGTGTCTTCTTCTATGAAACGGGAATAACAACTTCTCTGCCAGCTCAGAGGCCTTTGATGAGGCCCCGATGCAATAATGCACATAGAGTGCAAACTGGGAAAGACTGCAGGAAGGCAGCTTGCTCTTCGAAGGGGCACTGTGCCTTAAGCCAGCTGAGCACTGCCTCTCGGATGGGGGTGGCACTATTCAGGTGGAGGGAGCCTGGGAGGAGGAGACCTCCCACTGGCCCAGATGGAGACCTGGAGGTGAGTGCTTTCACAGCCGAGGGTGAGGTCACCAGACccggaggggagggaaaggaaaggctcTCCTGAAGGGAGAAGGAGTGTGATGATGGGTTCTCTCCCACTCCTCCTCCCAGCACCTCATTTATATCCAAGTTGTTCTCGGCTCCAACCCTTGAGAAAGGCGGTGGAGCTGTCTGGCGCGCCTGCTACGAAGGGTTAGGTAAATAAGCACATGGCTCCTAGGGGAATGTGTCTGCTTGGGCTGCTGCCCTCCCTGCAGCAATCTCAGCAGATTTACGGGCCTCCTGTCACCGAAGCATGTGCCACTTCACTTTCACTCCGGGGATCACCGGGGCTGGTTCCTAAAGACCCATTTTTTCCTGCTCGTGGTGTCCCAGCGAAGCCTCGAAGCCTCGAGCTCTGAAGCCAGGACCTGGCACAGGTGTTATAGGTGGAGCACCCTTCCAGCTTCTCTCACCCACTGCCGCCACCCCACGTGCTGTCAGAGGCTCCCAGAAAGCCCAGCCTTCTAGGCACCAGTCTCTGTTTTCACCCAGGATTGCCTTAGGGTCTGAGGGTCAGTGTCCATGCAGGATCTACAGGAAGTTCTGTTTTCCTCCTGGAAGTGGCCACTACATTCATCAAGCCACCTGTTGCCCATCCTCTATGGAGCAGTCGAGTGGGTGCAGGCCCCGGGGAGATAGGTGAATTGGAAGTGACATCTGGCCAGAGGTCAGCTCTGGGGCAGGAGGACAGCCAATGCAAAAATGCCCCGCTCTTTTTGCCGTCTTTGTAGGAGGCCTTAATGATCAGTTCCCTTAGGATTCAGATCTAGGAAAGATGGTCCTTTCCTGCAGACAAAGAGAACTGGGAGTGATTCATTATTGCCTTGGTTCTCGGGAAATGCAGTGCAAAAATCAATGCTCAAGTGTAGTACCTCTCTTAGCCTGGGTAGCTCACATGGCTCCTGCCTCTCCTACATGTTTATGTATTTGTTGGGGTGGAGGGCCTTACTGAGCCCTCACGGTATGCCTGCCACCATGCTAGATGCTGGGATGCAGGGACAAGCGAGACAAAATAAGACAAGCTTCTGGCTCTCCCAGAGCTCACAGTCATGCAGTGGATACCCCACAGCACGTGGTTATAAGACATCAGTGTGAGTACTGTGAGAAGGGTGCCCCGGTGCTGTGGGTGCAGGGAGGTGACAGCGGCTAGGGGTGGAGTTGTCATCAACTCCAAATTTTTATGAGTCTTCCTAGACAGTCCCAAACCCTACATAGCAGGTCAGGCCAGTTCTTGAGTCAGAGGGTCTCGGGATCAATAAGGTGGGCACAGTATTTGCACCTCCGCAGAGGCGGAATGGAAAAGAAGCTTGTCCAAGTAAGAACATGACTGTGCTTCATGATGTCCTATGTGGAATACCCTTTAAACGTTTCAGACTTTACTGAAAACCTAACTGTGTGCCTCACTGATACTGGCTATTGAGAATTCACATATTTTACTTCATGAGGTAGTAGGGCAGGCATTATTTACAGCACTGATTTATAGATGGTAACTCTAGGGCTAGAGGGATAACATTGGAGCCACCAGCCTGTAAGGAGCAGAACCGAGGCCATACTCGATACATCCTGACTGGTCCAGAATGCTTTTCTCTGCATGCACCAAAGCTATCACCACCCAGCCACAGGCAAGAGAACCTCCTGCCTTGCTGTACCACGCCTGGCTGCCGGAAAGGATTCTGACTGTATCTTTGGAGAGTGTCCTAAAAATCACTGATGATAtgataatggaacagaataggagGAACAGGCTGGAAAGGCTCTTccctcacccctccacccccagtttTTCTaggagagggcaggaaggagcTCTGTGTGGGGGAAGAGGCCACCAGGTAGGCACCTGGGAGGCCCCTCGATGACCCTGCTTGGCCCCACAGTCAGCTTTGGGCAACAGGCAGATTGAAGAATGCCTCCTTGAGCTGGTGTTATGAAGCAACAGGGAACCCACTTCCAATTTTCATGTGTGGGCACCTGGAAGTGCGAGCAAATCAGaactcttttaaaatgaaaaacacaagttGAAAGTTGTATTTTGCCCCTATTCTCATATTGAAGAACATTGATTTCTGGGAGCTCTGTCATGTCAATAGCATGTTTAAAgaacctttgttttaaaactttcttctctagacacacacacacatattcttgCCATTGGGAAAATGGAGTGCAAAGGGCTTTGAAGTGCAAAGCTGTAACAGTATGAAAAGGGACCAAAAGACTATATGCATCACTACAATACAAAGTCTTCAGCTCTTCTGTCTGGCACCCATTATATAGTATGTGAACTGACTGGAATTTATCCTCCGAAAGCCCAGGTGTGGGTTAAAGTCTGTCagtgggactgagccctgaagTTCTTCCTCTCCAGTTGGGCCTTGGAAGGAGCCAAAAATGTACAGGAGGTTCTGGGGTCTTATTTACACCCACACTCCCTGTTTGTTCTTGAGAAAATTGTGACCCTGGCATGGCCTGAGAGGCCTCTCTCTAAAGCAGTAAGATCTtctgggggtgggatggggactTGGGGATTGGGGGTAATCAAAGTCAATGGGGACCAACCAGACATAGGCTAGGTCCTTCCCTGAAAGGATTTGTGAGATTTACTCCTGACTTGAGACTCCAGGACTGGTAGATGTGCGGTTAGCTGGACAGATTTCCAGAATTGAGATGGTGGACAGACCCAAGTCCTCCCACTGTTAGTGTAAACTGTGCAAACATGAGTGAGAGATCAGTCAAGCCTGGATTCAGAGGTGAGAGGATGTTATCTACTAACACAACTCTTTCTGAGGAGTGAGTAAACAGTCACATTTGGCTTGGGCCTGAGAGCCTGGCTGGAGGACAGAAAAGGACCCCCTACCAAAcaacatttttctctaaatgcCCCTTGAATTGAGACACAGTTGCCCGGTCTCCTGCAGTCTATTCTTTATGAGGAATGTCTTCCCCAGCTTCTCTGGCTGAGCATTACCAATTGTTTACGGATTAACCCTTTGCCATCCAAAGTAGTGCTTTATCTTTCTCAgatctcttttcctcctttctgccccATTCGTTTTGGTGCACCTTTCGTTAGCCTAGAAATGACAGAGAAGTTGACCATCTGCAGTTGCGTCCTGTGTGCATAGTGGAATCACAATCTCTGTATGGGTATGAGTGCTTTAAGAAAATAGCCTCGCTTCTTCACAAACTCAAGTAGTTTTACTTGGAATCTGTCCATCAAGAAATTTGGTCTGCAGAGTCCAAAGCCAGCTTCCCCGGAGCCTTACAAACAAACTGGCCTGGCAAGGCAGCGCCTCCTACAGTGTCTGCCTTCAGCTCTAAGATCTGTGGCCCATTTGCCACATGGGGCACTAGTATCACACAGCTCAGAGGTGGATTTTTTAGCATCCTTCACCTCTCTCCACCCACACTTCAGGACACATGCCGTGTGGAGACCCAGTGAACTTCACGAACTGCTTGCTGCTGTCTCTTGTCCCTTGGGTCAGTCATGGTCACACTTCCAGGTCTCTGGAGCTTGACCCTCCCTCTCAGGGGAATGTTTGAAGCAAAGAATTCCCAGGAACTCTGAGATGGAGGGTGGCATGGAGACTTCTGTTCCTGGGGGGCTAGATAAGAAGGCCAGACTGTGTTTCTGCTAATATTCTCCTCTTGCCTTCTTGCCTTAATGGGAGCCCGCGGTTTTGACTTGAGCTTCCTGGGCCAGCTCTGAATGTAGCATGTGTGCCGGAGTGATGGATTTGATATTTACACACACCAGGCTGATAAGTGCAcatgtgtttttaatgttttggctTTCTACACCACAAACATGTCAATGTGGATATGcgtgcacacacagacacgctGTCGGGCTGGGACTTGAGtaggttttttcttcttttatttttttcctttacttttaaaaactgccCTCCCAAAGCTAACACCTTTGCAGCAGTATTTCCTGCCACACTGAGCAACATTTACTTAGTGCCTTTGGTTTTGTTGGAGGGCTACCATCCGGTTATtccacctggaaaggtgctgcatttttaaaacagcaaagagCCCCAACTAcaccttcctcttttctttgcaGGAGCCAAGCCTGGCCGGCTGGGGATTAAAAAGCAGACCTCTGTCGCTTCTGCCTTTCTGAGCCCATGTTTGTCTGGAAACCGCCTTGTCTTTGTACTGCAGCTACACAGAACAAAACTGAGGAGGTGAGCTGCTTGTCTGGTGGGCTGCTGATTGAAATTAGGAAGAAGTGTAAAAAAGAGTCTTCGTTATCTCATGGAATTGCAAGTATTGTTAAATTCCTTGCTTCTTTGAGAACCTAAGCAAGTTAATTACAGCGTTAAACATTCTCATTACCCACCCCACacttctatttcctctttctttacttttcctattttctctcattattttccttcttttatttatttatttttttgattttgtttttttaaggggTGTTGACCTGTGTTTGGTTCTAGTAAACCAAACCCTCCAGCAAGTGAAGCGATTGGCTAATTGCGCCGGTGACTGACGTGCTAAATGAGTGCGGCTCGCCGCAGCCCGGAGCTGATTGGCTGCACCGGGAGACTCCGAGGGCTTTGCAACAGGAGCACCGGGCACTCGAGTCCTGCAGCCTCGGGAGTAGGTGCCGCGCGCCCCGGAGCCCAGGCAGCACTCAGGCCGCGCGCGCTACCCTCCCCGCGGCAGGCCGAGGGCCGCCACCCGCCGAGGACTGGGCAGGAGCGCGCGGCCACCGACCCAGGCCAGGGTGGGTACGACCCCTTTTGTCCCCGGAGACTCCTGGAAGTTTGCGGCGGGACGCGCGCGGGGAGGCGGCCGAAGCAGCCCCGACGTCGCGGGAGCGAGTGCGTTGAGCCAGCATGGGCAGCGGGCGCGGCGCGGGGGGCGGGCGCGGGGCCGCCGGGGGCGTGCTGCTGGCGCTGGCCGCCGGGTTGCTGGCCGCGGGTTCGGCCAGCGAGTACGACTACGTGAGCTTCCAGTCGGACATCGGCTCGTACCAGAGCGGGCGCTTCTACACCAAGCCGCCGCAGTGCGTGGACATCCCGGCGGACCTGCGGCTGTGCCACAACGTGGGCTACAAGAAGATGGTGCTGCCCAACCTGCTGGAGCACGAGACCATGGCCGAGGTGAAGCAGCAGGCTAGCAGCTGGGTGCCTCTGCTCAACAAGAACTGCCACATCGGCACCCAGGTCTTCCTCTGCTCGCTCTTCGCGCCGGTCTGCCTGGACCGGCCCATCTACCCGTGCCGCTGGCTCTGCGAGGCCGTCCGCGACTCGTGCGAGCCGGTCATGCAGTTCTTCGGCTTCTACTGGCCCGAGATGCTCAAGTGTGACAAGTTCCCCGAGGGGGACGTCTGCATCGCCATGACCCCGCCCAATGCTACCGAAGCCTCCAAGCCCCAAGGTAAGGCCACCCCCTCGGACGCCCCAAGCGGCCAGGGACCCCGGGGCGGGCCGGGCTGCTGCGGGGGCTGCGGGAAAGCCCCTGCCACTGGATCACCGCCGCCGCTCCAGTTGGTAGTTCGGACGTGCTCCCCAGAGACTGCTCTCAAGCTGTGCAGAAGTATTTTTCTACGGCGTTGCTTAGCGCCTGTGCGGACCCAGATGCACGAACGGCGGGGCTTCCCCCGCAGCAGCGGCTGCTCCTCCGCCCCACACAAACTCGGTCCTGCTCCTGGAAAGGCTCTTCCTGGGGTTCAGTCTCGTTTTTCCATACCTGGAACAAAGCCTTATGTGCCAAATAAAAGGACAGCTCGTCCCTCTTTTGGGAGGGAACCACGTCCCCACCGAAGGGTTTAACATCCGAAGACGGGATGCGCCAATAGggaaaaaaccaaacccaaagtGTAGAAAGCTCAGAAAGCCCGGAACATGCTAAGGCGCAGCTTTGTTTTAATAGGTTCCATGaggattaaaaaaaccaaaaaaactgaaCAACAACTCTTTCCTTAACTAGTCATTCAGCCAAGTAGACCAGGACTGCTGCAGAACtggctgagagaaaaaaaaaagtttagaaagtgGGGATTTCTGTTTCTCCACCCCTTTCAGGTAACAGCTTCAGGAGGGCTAGGGAAGGAAAGCCTCTTGTATCTCACTCTTGCATACCCCCCGGCTTCTCTCATTTACGCAAATCCTCAGGTAAATTAGAAAGATAAAGGTGTAATTAGTTCATTGTTCGTCTCTCCTTGGGGAGTGGAGCTCCGCAAATTGGAGACTTTCCTAACCGCTTCTGGTTTCCGAGGGCCTGAGGTTCCTCTTCGAACCCCCTCCCACTTAAAGGGCAATTCTtgagtgggaggaaaaaaatcccagagaggcaacaaaacaaaccaaacaaaaaacccaacgcAGTGGCCTAACTTTTATAGGCGTGATTTCAATCCTTAATTCTTCCAAAGCAGAGTTGAGACTCAAGGATGTAGAAGTAATCTGAGCTGGGAGACATATACTCAGGTGCTGTTAGCACAGGGGCCTAAATCCGGAGTGTTTTTTGGGAAGGGGGcttagggtgggggtggggctgcttGCTGACTTAGGGCATCTTGAAGTGATGCCTAAAAGATGTCCACTGAAGGGTGTGCTCCCCCAGAGTGAGGGTAGGGATAGGTATGGGGAAAGAGGCACCTCGAATTTTGAATGCTCTTGCTTATTCCAAGGAGGGAGAAGATAAGTCCAGTGTGACCAATATTGGGTGGCATGGATCCCGGCTAGGTGGGAAAGGCAGCAGGCAGGGGTGAGGTCTCAGAACCTCTGCTCTCCGCTTCCTGGGTGTCTGCACAGGGTTAACCTCCGGGAAGGGCAGCCCTTTGAGATCGGGAGCTGAGCAGTTCCCTAGAGCAAACAAAGCACTTTGTGTTTTGCGGGTGTGGAGCCAGCCCCTGCTGCCCACAGAAtattccttctccccttcctctgaCTGGCTCTGGGGGATTGGCTCAACCCTGTCCCTGGAGGCTGTGGTCAGCTCTGCTCGCGCTGAGTCCACTCCCAGTTGCCTTTTTTTGGGACAGCTGGTAGTCATGAAGTGGAGACCTTTGGGGGAACACGTTCtgagggggagatgtggggactGGCTGGGGTGTCTCCTTATGAAGGGGAAAGAATCCTCCCAGATGAGCCCCCCCAAAAGGCTGAAATGAAGTAGCAGAAAACGGAATAATTGTCATCTTGAAGCCTTTTACTCCTTGGCTGCTGTTCCACTTGTCTGCCACTTCCTCAGTCTGGACCTTTGTACcatcctcctttccccttccctccatcccagGTGTGCCCAGGTAGTCACCCTCCCAAGATCAGCTGCTGAACAGATAGAAAGGCTGTGAGAGGACCGGTTCAGGTGTGGGACTAGGGAACTGGTTCTCCCCTAGGCATTTTTGGTGAGAGGCTGTATCCTGAGAGGGCATCCATTCCTCCCCAGGACTGCAGCTGCTCAGTGGGAGGGAGCCCCACATGACTTCCTCTGAGGCTGAATGGCCACAGACTGTCAGCTGAGCATGGAGGTgggagggctgtgtgtgtgtgtgtgtgtaggggcagGTTGAGACTGACCACATTACTGGTCCTCATTACCTTAAGGCTGGTGGCTCAGGAATAAGAACTGCTACTTGTGGATAACAATAAGTACACGTGCACTacttttattgcctttttttctttaagattaaaactgaattttcaaaacaGCACCATATCTCTGCATGGTTTGACTGGTTTCTGTTCATATCCTTGGACATGTATAGTTTTGGGGTATTGGGTAGCCCTTTGTTATTAAAGATAAACTTGATAATGAGAAATGAGTCAGAAGATACCTTTCCCCCCAAAAGGCTACTCCTGCCCGAGCTGCATTTGTTCCAGGAGaggcaagttttctttttccaggaaAGTTATTTCTAAATCTTGTACTTACATTAGACCTGTGTACTCCCAGGCTGATAAATAGTTGTTTCCCCTCCCTGCCAGGTTTTCCTGATTCAAGTTGTATGAATAAGCACATACTTTTAGTTGAGTTGTTGTTTAGGCATGTTGTGCATTAAATTAGCCTGGCAGTTTTAGTCACAGATTGCAGAGGCCACAGTACCCTCATTCGCGCTTTCTATAGGTCCCTTCTCCATGTACCAAGGAGCTGCCCAGGAAAggcctgctctgtgtgtgtgtgtgtgtgtgtgtgtgagagagagagagagagagagaaagagagagagagagagagaacacttgtGCGAATGTGTGTGAGAGAAcgggaggggagagaatgtgctgtgtgcgtgtgtgtgcattgatttttaaaaatgcacttaaTCCTGATTCCAGTGTTGTACTTTCTCCTCTACTCCTCCTTAAATATtgataaaacacaaaacattttagttttttgttcctttgctttaaatattattttaaatatgccttAAAACAGCGATTTAGTTCTACCTCGCAGACGAATGACGGGATGGATTTTTCCTGCTGAGGCAGCCTGAGGGGCCCCAAGGACAATTGGAGGGGGCACAGATTAATATTGCATTAACATTCCTCCCTTCTCTGGGTTGAGCTGCTCCAGAGTTGGCTGTAAGGAAAGCAAGATGGGGAAAGCCATATTGAGAACACACAGAGCTCACCTCAATGAGCTCCTGCCATCCTGGGAGGCACGGAAGGTCAAGTGTAACTGATGGGCCTGAGGAAAATGCCCCTGTGGGGTACAGAGCCCCTGGCTGCCAGTAGGGTCAGGGATGCGATGATGTGAGAGTGTGGCGTGGATGGCAACCTGGCAATAGCTTTGGCTCTGCAGCTTGTTTGGTCAAGATTATACTTATGGAACCTTGCAATGTGGTaacttctactttttaaaaaataacctaaacAAGGAAAACCCCAAAGCACAATTGACTCTCTGGGTTTAAATAACGTGGTCCTTCTTTTATTGTGGGGCttcctttccctgtttttctCCCCATGGAAGCAAGAACCATATGCAAAATTTTGGATAAGGTATTCCCTTTGATATGAACACTACCAGTCCCAAGCTCTAGGTGAAAACCAAATTTCCAACATCTGGGCCAAAAGACAGTCACACAGTCTTTTGCTGCGAGTGCAGCTGTGGTTCTTGCTGCACTGAGAATCTGGATAGTGTTTGGCCTTGAGTATAGAGTAAAGGCGAGAGAGGAGTCTGGCAACAGAGACTAAGGCCATGCAGGGACCCTGCTTggaagtggggggtgggtgaTCAGCTCTGGATCAGCTGTGTCCTAGGAGCTGTGCAGCTCCCTCCTTATCATCCATCTTGGGAGGCTTTGCCCATTTCATTGAGCCACAAAGGAGGGAGCTCACTGAGGAGGAGATACTGTCCCAGAAGCAGTGGAGAGGGAGGGGACAAATAGCCTTATATGTGAGCTGGGATCGCTCAGCACACTGTCCTTCCTTGTGGTGACTTTCCTGTGCTCCTTAGCTCCAGGCTGGTTTGGCCTTCAGTGCTGTGCCAGGGATGGCTTGCTCTTAAAACATGGTAATGCTTCCCTAGACCATGGATTAAACTGCAGGTTGTTTGaaaggtggtgatggtgatgatgatgatgatggcagtgatgatgatgatggtatgataatggtgatggtggtagtggtgatgatAAGACCCCCTTCTGGGGATTCCACTGTACCACTTTCTCCCTGTCCTTCCATGAAGGCGCTTTACCTCTTAGGGATCCCTCCAGGATGAGCAGAATTTTGGCTTGGAG encodes:
- the SFRP1 gene encoding secreted frizzled-related protein 1 is translated as MGSGRGAGGGRGAAGGVLLALAAGLLAAGSASEYDYVSFQSDIGSYQSGRFYTKPPQCVDIPADLRLCHNVGYKKMVLPNLLEHETMAEVKQQASSWVPLLNKNCHIGTQVFLCSLFAPVCLDRPIYPCRWLCEAVRDSCEPVMQFFGFYWPEMLKCDKFPEGDVCIAMTPPNATEASKPQGTTVCPPCDNELKSEAIIEHLCASEFALRMKIKEVKKENGDKKIVPKKKKPLKLGPIKKKELKKLVLYLKNGADCPCHQLDNLSHHFLIMGRKVKSQYLLTAIHKWDKKNKEFKNFMKRMKNHECPTFQSVFK